From Impatiens glandulifera chromosome 7, dImpGla2.1, whole genome shotgun sequence:
TTGTTCTAGTAAGCTAATTTCCCTCAGCTAGGACTAGATCTGTTCTCTCTAATTCGCGTTCTCTCTAGTTCGACGACCTACTAAACACTTGATATATGTATTTGTTAGGTTctttgtttttcatttcttcttcAAATATTGGATCAAACAATTGCTTATTGAACGAGTGAAATTTGGAAAGGTTTAATGCAGCTTTCCGTAgtctaaatattttaagatcTAGAAAttatgttgttgttgttcttctCGCCAGTTTCCTTAATTTCTATATCGATATCAGTCATTTCATGATTCTTTTTTCCGGTTGAAAATGAATCTCATTTATCAATTTATCAGTTCATCTCCCACCAAAAAATACCAGATTGAACTGAACTTGCTTCACAAAAATCTCTTAATGATTCTccacccaaaaataaaaaaaaatttcatataGAGTTTAGTTAACAATGTATGATGCACATTTTATGCCCGAGAACTTTACACAACTGTAAATAAACCTTGAGAATACTTCAGAAATATTTGATAAAGTATGATGTGACAAGATGTTTGCCAATTTTTTCTTCAGAAGAGTTGAGCATTAATGAAGCTGCAAAGACTTAATTAATTGAGCTTGTCTGTTTCCTACTGATTTATGGAAACCATGgccataatttttttactttgatttgatgtacaatttattttcaaattttatttcagaaataaacaaattattcttaCAGTGAATATATAAATGTGAAATTTCATcaatattgttatcattaatgttttatatatataaatatatacatatatatatatatatatatatatatatatatatatatatatatatatatatatatatatatatatatttgatttctgAATATTGGCTTTTGGAAAGTGTTTATGTACGTGTTATGAACAAATTTAactctttattttatatgatgagtgtttaatttgttatctatgcaaagttttaacatcatcatcaaaaaaggagaaattgttaggtcaaattattttgactaattgtCAAAATAGATTGACTAAtggaattttaatgatttttgatGGGTTAAAACATAatctaagtcgtctaattgtttttggtgcaggtgtatcgaaaacaggttatattaaactaagtctgaatgaggttcattagaatGAATGATTATTAGAttcattgagttagacgtgcagtctaacatatacgtatttatacgtgcagtctaacatatacgtagttagacgtgtagtttaacagacgtagttagacgtgcaatctaacacaGACTTagtaagacgtgcagtctaacagacgtagttagacgtgcagtctaacggatacgtagttagacgtgcagtctaacatacgtagttagacgtgtagtctaacggatacgtagttagacgtgtagtctaacggatacgtagttagacgtgtagtctaacggatacgtagttagacttgtagtctaacagatacgtagttagacgtgtagtctaacagtcatatttagacgtgcagtctaacaaatatgtagttaaacatgcagtctaacaaacgtagttagacgtgcagtctaacacaaacgttgttaaacgtgcagtctaacagacgtagttagacgtgcagtctaacagacgtagttagacgtgtagtctaacacagacgttgttagacgtgcagtctaacatagacgttgttagacgtgcagtctaccggatacgtagttagacgtgcagtctaacagacgtagttagacgtgcagtctaacacatacgtagttagacgtgcagtctaacacagacgtagttagacgtgcagtctaacggatacgtagttagacgtgcagtctaacagatgagagttaaacgtgtagtctaactccttcagattagtgtgaagggatgtatagttagacgtgcagtctaactaatgaaagttagacatgtagtctaactccttcagattagtctgaaaggatgtgttattagacgtgtcgtctaatcccattagaccaggtggtctaatggatcctgctattagacgggggcgtctaatttcattagacgatgtcgtctaagtgaaatacgtatAATGCCATGTTTGAAGCTAAcacacgtctacccacgatcaactagttgtacgctactcctgctccactttccagtgaagatcagtacgacagctagTCGCAACCGATTGATTAatgtcacgtaagcaaatattcttcccactacttgtttttgcaagAATAtctttgaagaatatttggcgcactaccagattgatacggccacgatcctggtgctcagagtttgctgtgtactatggaggcgttccaatggaagctcgccacttgtcattatagaagattcgactgttggtacctgctccttattttaagatcttcaaggacaacggaagaaaaACACACAACGATAGCCGGAAGATAATTTGCTGAATATTGAGAATCATACGCGAATATTCAAACTGTTATTTTGAGAGAACtgttttcttgttttactgtgtgtttatcaagagagagttagaatcaaagcattgttttagctgagtgatatttttcatcatattgtaagttgaacagagtctgttctgttcaacagtgaactaatcgtgcaactgtatttgattcaaagtaacttatagtgaatccttccggtggttggaagaatagatgatgtaggagagtttgttccaaacatccataaacaaactgctatgcctttttcattctgtcatcttctcattcttgattcttagcttcaaacataagcaaacgtttccgcacttgaatcgttcaagagtttgcaagggtttatgtagaatagaaagtgatttaaatccctaacaggatttctatcaaatcgtttgtcCGAAGTCGTCATaaatagccagaccccgtctctattggtatTGTCGATCCTATCACCTTCCTTATCACTCCTcgttaaatatgttttaaagaTTAAATTTAAACCCACTGGtcatttttgttagaaaatgTCTAAGTTTTACTAGTTAATCCTAGTCTTTTAGCAATAAATCGAATGTGAGACATTTATCAAGCTCTTGTCATTGAGCTATCCAGATTGgtagaataaataattaactatataCACATTAATCCAGCAATTCAGTAGTAGCTAGTAATGAGGATTTGTATTCTTCTTAGAGAAGTATTAAAGATCAAAGCTGTGGCTATGGAAATGGAGAATTGGGTGGTTTTGTTTTCTACTAAAGCTGTGTGATCTGCATTCTTTGGCAACACTTGATGAAAGAGATGGAGGCCCACACACTAACACACCAATATCCACACATCCCCAACTATCTGAAACTGATTTAAATATTCCTGCACATCTCAACAACAAGCAAATGTAAGAAAAGAGACCCATTAAATTTAAGCTTTGTTTATTGTCAAAtccattgtattattttttaattttcattccatgtttttatataaataatactgACATGATGGATTAGGgattattttaagtataaattagTTTGGTGTGAGGGATGagttatttgatcaaataactaaaatatttttatgattaatactaaaatataataaaagtaaataaactAAGAGTAATTTAAACATATGAACAATCTGAAAGGGTTAGATTATATGATTAATGTAATAAAAAGATTGTTGGTGACCTTACAACCTTGTTTTGAaagaaagtaattttttttattattcactttatttgaatttgagataTTTGAATTCGAGATATTTGATATCTTAAGCAACATTTACTTATagtaattaaattatcttagtgagttataaaaatattactcatattataaacattacaaacaaatttttaattcatattaaacttatattaaataaaattacatacaaataaatagtatagtaaattaattattaacattacTATTAAAAGtacatttaaatttgttatatttatttatttaacaaaaatagtATGCCAATATACTTAACACAAAGTTGCAAAAACACGAATCCAGCCTTAGTTATGAGTAGACGAAACTTTCTTTTTTGGTTATTTTCCACTTTCTTTCGCCTATGATTTTTTCAACTTATATTTCGATATAGAaaaatttgttcatttttttcAGCTTTCTTCTAAGAGGACAGGTTAATAACATCTTAGTCTTAAGGAAAAACTTTTTTAGATGAAAATTAagattcataatttattttatggattAAGGAGAACTAACCTAACACCCCGCAACCATGACATTCTAatctctataaataaataaaaaagacttTTTCGGAAAACGACATAAAAGAGAAGGTTTTGAAGGCCACAAGGACGTACCTTTGAAGTCTGGTCTACGACCGTAATGGATGTTATTTAAACTACTCATACTATCCCCAACTGTTTCCTCCTCGAGTACCCTTGAATCGATAATCATGGAATTTGCATGTTTTTGCACATCATGTTTTTTTGCCTCTCTCTCAGAGTTTTTCACATCCCAAACATGCCATAAACCAACCACACCACCACCAAAGACAATAACACTTGCAACCATGCAAGCAACAAAGAGAAGCCCTTTGTACCACCAACATTGAATACCAAATGGGTTTATATAGTATTCATCTAACAAAGCAACAGTTGCGATCAACCCCACTATCGAGACTACAACATAAGCTCCGGACCAAACCATATTCCCTGTTCCAACCAAAGAGGAAATGCCTTGTTTGCTTGGAGTGAAGAAGATAGGGGAATAAACACACTTGTTCATCTTCCCATTCTCCTACATTtgcattttttttgaaaagtgaCATTAGCTATAGTGAGATAATCAACCTGAAGAACACTAGCAAAAACGATAAgccacaaaataaataataaaaatctggAAGAGGCTAACATACCAGGTTAGGCTCAGATTGCTGTGTTACATATGTTTGAATATTGAGATTTAGCATGTCGGAATGATTCGGGCATATTGTTTGAATGTTGAGAGTCTGAAGAATAGGAAACTCATCTGAACTTTTCACGGCCCAAACTACCAATATGTTTCTTGACATGCAAGGTTTCCCATCCCTAATGCGGTGGAGAATATCGCTTAATATGGCCAAGAATGGGGAAATTCCAATTCCACCCGCGATCAAAATAAGGTTCTCATAACTAAGCCACGAAAGAATAATCAAGTCAGATGCAAATGATAAATGTAGATGAGTTATCTAGAGTGGATtcattttgaatcaaataattcaaatcatcaacttaaataataaaatacccctattcatttaatttttaatattttacaatattaaatacaaataacatataatCCTTTAAACCCAAATAATTCATTCTTCGACCatcaagatttttcaaataaccctacaaCAAACAATAGCTAAGTGTCGTTTGGTTGTTTACCTATCAAAATTAAAGAAGTTAGTTGCAAATGATAGATGACATTTCCATTTGTTTCGAGTAAAACTATTAAACTTACCTCAAGTGATACTGCGATTGATGACCATAAGGACCCTCAACCGAAGCAGTCAAGCTAAGTCGAGGCTGCGGCTGTTTCTCATCATGCTTACAATCGAGAATATTCGATACATTTCCCTTTAGCTTATCTGTCCATTCTCCAAGAACCTTAAGGAGGATCGTCATATGATGCTTCCCCTCGAGTGGACTGGATGATACACTGAAAGGATGCCATTGTAACCATGACAATTCCCGTATTTGAAGAAATATAAAGCTGAGTGCATTGTATTGCAGATCTGCATTTCCTCCAACAAAACACgaagttataaaaataacaataaccaaaaactcaattaaaaaattatgtgtcTGATAAACTATTACTCACGAGAAGGTTTCGAGAGGACTAGTTCTATGGTTCCACATGGAAGGGAAGAGGCTGAAAGTATCTTCACAGTCTTACGGGATTGCCAGAATCTCAAGAATCGGTCGAGCATGAAAAGAAATATTCCTCCAGCCGATATAGAGAAGACGAAATCACCAACATGTAAAGCGAAGAAAACCACAAAGATTACGTACAACTGATGAGTGTAGAAGAACAATTCAAAATATTGCCTCCTAACTGGATGAAGTGAAGTCACCCACATTAGTAAACCGGATAAAAGGCTAATAACTCCAGCAAGATTTGCAATACCAATGTTCTTCCACTGTAATAtctgtttaaaaaaaagagataatATTATAGCAAATAACTAAGAGTAAAGAAGCTTAGAGTGCTATGTATTGAGAATGTATATTCTGTAAATCATTTCAATTACAAGTGTATCCATTTATACAAAGGAGGTAACTAAGGAGTTAGaaaatttacaaatttcttattaaattaaaagttagaAGATGAAAACCAAGAGACTCAAATGGGTTGATCATTTCTCGATCTTAATGGTAGAGTCTTTAATAAACGCAACTTCAAGTCTCATCCTACTCCTAATACAGTATGCTATCTCTCTAtgaaatctaacatatatatccaaaataacaatttaatacaTAATCTAAAAAGAATCAATTCTTGTTTTTCCTTGACATTTCACAAATCatcatatcttatattttttctaactgtctttccttttttttaatcaagGTGTTAGAGCTAGTTTGTAGCGCACATCGATTAATCACACTTCATTCCAGTACTTTAAATGAGAATTGAACCTATGTCAACACCAagtttaatttttacattttaatactCTCTAGTAAAATAACAACCCCTATGTTTGTTCAAGTATACAAACCTTGTTTATTAAACAACAAACTCAACTTTAAATCCATATACATTCCTAATGATCTTGAATTAGCCTCTTGCCAAGAAGAAGAGATATTGTTCTATTTTTCTCTTCATCCACTTAAGCTCATAG
This genomic window contains:
- the LOC124945099 gene encoding ferric reduction oxidase 7, chloroplastic-like, whose translation is MDEYSIHDSLLLRTDDVYDYAKKTPAWTSLVKSFLRSLLWGIFVMWVTIIFIYPCDFYTKFNTKFLLAIEGTLFGITGAVFLLYSGPIIVIAILAILYLIISGDEELPEKKISKSPRFRLWTFPIIVDGPISVITASELIGIFLFLAYVVWASSVYLLKNFHIVLSYELAFKEASIKMLKLMGLRIGSIGMFCMSFLFIPISRGSVLLRLIDIPFEHATRYHVWLGHLTMLIFTIHGLLYIVGWALDGCLIEEILQWKNIGIANLAGVISLLSGLLMWVTSLHPVRRQYFELFFYTHQLYVIFVVFFALHVGDFVFSISAGGIFLFMLDRFLRFWQSRKTVKILSASSLPCGTIELVLSKPSHLQYNALSFIFLQIRELSWLQWHPFSVSSSPLEGKHHMTILLKVLGEWTDKLKGNVSNILDCKHDEKQPQPRLSLTASVEGPYGHQSQYHLSYENLILIAGGIGISPFLAILSDILHRIRDGKPCMSRNILVVWAVKSSDEFPILQTLNIQTICPNHSDMLNLNIQTYVTQQSEPNLENGKMNKCVYSPIFFTPSKQGISSLVGTGNMVWSGAYVVVSIVGLIATVALLDEYYINPFGIQCWWYKGLLFVACMVASVIVFGGGVVGLWHVWDVKNSEREAKKHDVQKHANSMIIDSRVLEEETVGDSMSSLNNIHYGRRPDFKGIFKSVSDSWGCVDIGVLVCGPPSLSSSVAKECRSHSFSRKQNHPILHFHSHSFDL